In the genome of Oncorhynchus clarkii lewisi isolate Uvic-CL-2024 chromosome 4, UVic_Ocla_1.0, whole genome shotgun sequence, one region contains:
- the LOC139407767 gene encoding probable ribonuclease ZC3H12D: protein MDQQHGKVERFLKLGYSHSDIVRVLESLRHDAQTNDILEELIKTCQTPTTTTPSIPASRSAYSSPQLIPRGCSSPQPSQPLRPSSVTDRDPTGGFRPVVIDGSNVAMSHGNKQVFSCRGLLLAVRWFLERGLRDITVFVPLWRKEQPSPEAPMTDQHILHELEKRTILVYTPSRCVNGKRVVCYDDRYIVKLAYESDGIVVSNDNYRDLQIERPEWKTFIEKRLLMYSFANDKFMPPDDPLGRNGPTIDNFLMKKQWTPENKQQHCPYGKKCTYGVKCKFYHPERSNQSQLSVADELRAKSKPTAQTDRERSFLPSGPSPALIQEVSQEAHTYTSPYELDLTTTHLYKYLSTPPPLIKEEHSHSHRASPSDQFTSQRKTGSPALHHRSSLRLCPSPDTDEAFSSLEASLSRLYVQDQTNNTKGPVVSYTYSSGVANCSQHSGDFYPSSTSSSHSHASNQQRLSLGGPSSAWDAPQKLPQCGCDDSQSFECSPCMYRHQHLQSQLGECSYAVHSNHIHFTEQQYFQSPPPQRQSHSLPEHSPAQGLSGERVGMTRSNGGKAPESEQRRSVKNQLSTLFPHSMVDYVMSVYPHTLNMSELVPLIQRFRISHIPF from the exons ATGGACCAGCAGCATGGAAAAGTGGAGCGCTTCCTCAAGCTGGGCTACTCCCACAGTGACATTGTGCGCGTGTTGGAGAGCCTGCGCCATGACGCCCAGACCAACGACATACTGGAGGAGCTGATCAAGACCTGCCAGAcccccactaccaccaccccatCCATACCAGCCAGCCGCTCAGCCTACTCCAGCCCACAGCTGATCCCCCGAGGCTGCAGCTCtccccagcccagccagccccTGCGGCCCAGCTCAGTTACAGACAGGGATCCCACTGGGGGATTCAGACCAGTGGTCATTGATGGGAGCAATGTGGCCATGAG CCATGGCAACAAGCAAGTGTTTTCATGCCGGGGGCTGCTGCTGGCAGTCAGGTGGTTTCTGGAGAGGGGTCTTCGTGACATCACTGTGTTCGTGCCCCTGTGGAGGAAGGAGCAGCCCAGTCCCGAGGCCCCCATGACAG ATCAGCACATCCTCCATGAGCTGGAGAAGAGGACGATCCTGGTGTACACCCCGTCACGCTGCGTCAACGGGAAGAGAGTGGTGTGTTATGACGACCGCTACATCGTCAAGCTGGCCTACGAGTCTGACGGCATCGTTGTGTCCAATGACAACTACAGAGACCTGCAGATAGAGAGGCCAGAGTGGAAGACGTTCATAGAGAAAAGGCTGTTGATGTACAGCTTCGCCAATGACAA GTTCATGCCTCCAGATGATCCTCTGGGAAGGAATGGCCCAACGATTGACAACTTTCTGATGAAAAAGCAGTGGACCCCAGAAAACAAGCAGCAGCATTGCCCGTATG GAAAGAAGTGTACTTATGGAGTGAAGTGCAAGTTCTACCACCCAGAGCGCTCCAACCAATCACAGCTGTCTGTGGCAGATGAGCTGAGAGCCAAGAGCAAACCTACTGCTCAAACAGACAGGGAGCGGTCATTTCTCCCCTCAGGCCCCAGCCCTGCTCTGATCCAGGAAGTCAGCCAGGAGGCCCACACTTACACATCCCCTTATGAGCTGGATCTAACTACAACTCATCTATACAAATATCTATCCACACCGCCTCCCCTTATAAAAGAAGAGCATTCCCATTCCCATAGGGCTTCGCCTAGCGATCAGTTCACCAGCCAGAGAAAAACAGGCAGCCCAGCTCTACACCACAGGTCCAGCCTCCGCCTCTGCCCCAGCCCAGACACTGACGAGGCCTTCAGCTCCCTGGAAGCCTCCCTGTCCAGACTCTATGTCCAGGACCAGACCAACAACACCAAGGGGCCAGTGGTGTCCTACACCTACAGCAGTGGGGTGGCCAACTGCAGCCAGCACAGTGGGGACTTCTACCCTTCCAGCACTTCCAGTAGCCACAGCCACGCCAGCAACCAACAGAGGCTCAGCCTGGGTGGACCCTCCTCAGCCTGGGATGCCCCGCAAAAACTGCCACAGTGTGGCTGTGACGACTCACAAAGCTTTGAGTGCAGCCCGTGCATGTACAGACACCAACATCTCCAGTCACAGCTAGGAGAGTGCTCCTATGCTGTTCACAGTAACCATATCCATTTCACAGAGCAGCAGTACTTCCAGAGTCCTCCCCCACAAAGGCAGAGTCACAGCCTCCCAGAACACAGCCCGGCACAGGGCCTCTCTGGCGAGAGAGTGGGGATGACCAGGTCCAATGGAGGTAAAGCTCCAGAGAGTGAGCAGAGGAGGAGTGTGAAGAACCAGCTCAGCACCCTCTTCCCCCACAGCATGGTAGACTATGTGATGAGTGTGTACCCACACACCCTCAATATGTCAGAGCTGGtgcctctgattcagaggttccGAATCAGCCACATTCCTTTCTAA